The following proteins are co-located in the Candidatus Zixiibacteriota bacterium genome:
- a CDS encoding sulfide/dihydroorotate dehydrogenase-like FAD/NAD-binding protein, with translation MPRVVDNQPLSDLIWKMRVEVPRLVAKAKAGQFVIIRVNDRGERVPMSIAGLDRQNGLLTIVYQVVGKTSALMT, from the coding sequence ATGCCCCGTGTAGTAGACAACCAGCCGTTGAGCGACCTCATCTGGAAGATGCGTGTCGAGGTTCCGCGGCTGGTGGCCAAGGCCAAAGCCGGCCAGTTTGTCATAATCCGTGTCAACGACCGCGGCGAGCGGGTGCCGATGTCAATTGCCGGCCTCGACCGTCAGAACGGCCTGCTAACGATTGTCTATCAAGTAGTTGGCAAGACCAGCGCACTGATGACT
- a CDS encoding PorV/PorQ family protein, translating into MKPRIVLSMAVLLALCISTAFAGNADRIGSAGAQELRIPYGSRGTAMGGAVVANTSGIESMFWNPAGLATLEGTEAMFSYLPYIADIDQNFVGIATHIEDFGTIGAGVKIMSIGDIEETTQEAPDGTGRIFSPSLAVINLTYARILTANVSFGATAMFINEQIHEVRASGLAFDVGFLYNPGWHGVRLGLAMKNYGAEMQFQGRGFEVPLEPRRPGSANAASFDLPASINIGMAYDFIDNGDNLATLTGNFAANTYSNDVIQGGFEYGYKGLYFIRGGYNYSQQDEWIHGATLGGGLTLEMGETRMTFEYAWNETEFFDDNQFFSVSIGF; encoded by the coding sequence ATGAAACCCAGAATTGTACTTTCAATGGCGGTTCTCCTCGCCTTGTGCATAAGCACGGCTTTCGCGGGGAACGCCGACCGAATCGGCAGCGCGGGTGCACAGGAGCTTCGGATTCCGTACGGCTCGCGCGGCACCGCCATGGGCGGTGCTGTGGTGGCCAATACGTCGGGCATCGAATCGATGTTTTGGAATCCGGCCGGACTGGCCACGCTCGAAGGTACGGAAGCGATGTTCTCGTACCTGCCGTATATCGCCGACATTGATCAAAACTTCGTCGGTATCGCGACCCATATTGAGGATTTCGGCACTATCGGTGCGGGAGTCAAGATAATGTCGATTGGCGATATCGAGGAAACGACCCAGGAAGCGCCGGACGGTACCGGGCGCATCTTCAGCCCGTCGCTGGCCGTGATTAACCTGACTTACGCCAGAATACTCACGGCTAACGTTTCCTTCGGGGCGACAGCAATGTTCATCAATGAACAGATCCACGAGGTCCGGGCAAGCGGCCTGGCGTTTGATGTTGGATTTCTCTACAATCCCGGCTGGCATGGCGTGCGCCTGGGCCTGGCTATGAAGAACTATGGCGCCGAGATGCAGTTCCAGGGCCGCGGTTTCGAGGTCCCGCTGGAGCCGCGTCGTCCTGGAAGCGCCAACGCCGCGTCGTTTGACCTGCCGGCGAGCATCAATATCGGCATGGCCTACGATTTCATCGACAACGGCGATAACCTCGCCACGCTGACCGGGAATTTCGCGGCCAACACTTATTCGAATGACGTCATCCAGGGCGGTTTCGAATACGGCTACAAGGGGCTGTATTTCATTCGCGGCGGGTACAACTACTCGCAGCAGGATGAGTGGATTCACGGTGCCACGCTGGGCGGCGGATTGACCCTCGAGATGGGCGAGACCCGGATGACTTTCGAGTACGCCTGGAACGAGACGGAGTTTTTCGATGACAACCAGTTCTTCAGTGTCAGCATTGGGTTCTAA